Proteins found in one Quercus robur chromosome 2, dhQueRobu3.1, whole genome shotgun sequence genomic segment:
- the LOC126714701 gene encoding GPI inositol-deacylase isoform X4 has protein sequence MEGFKAKFRVVALVALVIWIGLAALYDLLRPVSNGCIMTYMYPTYIPISASEGVSSAKYALYLYHEGWRKIDFKEHIKKLSGVPVLFIPGNGGSYKQVRSLAAESDRAYQGGPLERTFYQEASLTPEEGGADFDSAGFQLPNQYTSRLDWFAVDLEGEHSAMDGGILEEHTEYVVNAIHRILDQYKESYDVRAKEGAATSGNLPKSVILVGHSMGGFVARAAIIHPRLRKAAVATVLTLSSPHQSPPVTLQPSLGHYFAHVNQQWRKGYEVQTSHTVHYVSDPILSHVVVVSVSGGYNDYQVRTKLESLDGIVPPTNGFMISSTGMKNVWLSMEHQAILWCNQLVVQVSHTILSLIDSRTGQPFPDTQKRLTIFTRMLRSGIPQTFNWMMQSHLASQESKHVLVKDVKDAAGSLVHASTACPRNVYWGDDGFERDIYIQTTTVTVLAMDGRRRWLDIQKLGSNGKSHFIFVTNLAPCSGVRLHLWPEKGLSTSSLPLSSRVLEVTSKMVPIPSGPAPTQIEPGSQTEQPPPSAVFRLGPEDMHGFRFLTISVAPRPTVSGRPPPAASMAVGQFFNPEEGKIELPPLLMLQSIYSQKDMLVKEDHPLVLNLSFTISLGLLPATLSLETAGCGIKNSGLQDEAADVESSRLCKLRCFPPVALVWDETSGLHIFPNMYSKKIVVDSSPALWTSTMGSDKTTVLLLVDPHCSYKTSIAVSATAAAGRFLLLYGPQIIGFSIAVILFALMRQARAWDLDLPMPSMVTAVETNLRMPLPFFLLAIVPILVSLFLSFLMSQPFPPLASFIIVSVICYLFANGSIIILVLVSQLVFYVAAIVHIFIKTRWEVWEGKVNFACVRWFINLSSSFFSLKVVRVLQGNPSLVTALAAIILVFLVHPALGLFVLLFSHSLCCHSMLCCHARRKELFDYKNKGNDGSRQFTSKSDGRSNQRLPLEENSSNSPDSSKSFGDTQLEIFHHRHGLLILHLVAALMFVPSLAACLQRMGMGQSFPWFLDTALCTGVILHGICLTKPEFNCFLFSFPSIRSTEVRLDFIYLVAGYYSFLCGLALVPDRVFYIMAAIGIISFALRIVHRRNIEKGEVYMVSRKHSHRH, from the exons ATGGAAGGTTTCAAAGCAAAATTTAGAGTGGTGGCTCTTGTTGCTCTAGTGATATGGATTGGACTTGCTGCATTGTATGACTTGTTAAGACCGGTTTCGAATGGTTGTATCATGACATACATGTATCCAACCTATATTCCGATCTCAGCATCGGAAGGCGTGTCATCAGCAAAGTATGCCTTGTATTTGTACCATGAAGGATGGAGAAAGATAGATTTTAAGGAGCACATCAAGAAGCTAAGCGGCGTGCCCGTACTTTTTATTCCGGGCAATGGTGGTAGCTACAAACAG GTACGATCCTTGGCAGCAGAATCTGATAGGGCTTATCAAGGAGGCCCTCTTGAGCGTACATTTTATCAAGAAGCCTCCTTAACTCCTGAAGAGGGAGGGGCAGATTTCGATTCAGCTGGATTTCAACTACCCAACCAATATACTAGCAGGCTGGACTGGTTTGCTGTTGATCTTGAAGGTGAACATTCAGCAATGGATGGTGGAATACTCGAAGAGCACACAGAATATGTTGTAAATGCCATTCACAGG ATTTTGGATCAGTACAAAGAATCTTATGATGTTCGAGCAAAAGAAGGAGCTGCAACCTCTGGGAATTTGCCAAAAAGTGTGATATTGGTTGGTCACTCTATGGGTGGTTTTGTTGCTAGAGCTGCTATTATCCATCCTCGTTTGAGGAAGGCAGCAGTTGCAACTGTTCTTACGCTTTCAAGTCCACACCA ATCACCTCCTGTGACATTGCAGCCTTCCTTGGGTCACTATTTTGCACACGTAAATCAGCAATGGAGAAAGGGATATGAAGTCCAAACTAGTCACACAGTACATTATGTGTCTGATCCTATACTCTCTCATGTTGTTGTTGTGTCTGTTTCTGGTGGTTATAATGATTATCAG gtgAGGACGAAATTAGAATCCCTTGATGGTATTGTGCCTCCTACCAATGGCTTTATGATCAGTAGTACTGGCATGAAAAATGTGTGGTTGTCAATGGAACATCAGGCTATTCTATGGTGTAATCAGCTAGTTGTCCAA GTGTCCCACACTATTCTGAGTTTGATAGACTCCAGAACAGGCCAACCATTTCCTGACACTCAAAAGAGACTAACAATATTCACAAGAATGCTTCGTAGTGGCATACCACAGACCTTCAATTGGATGATGCAATCACACTTAGCATCTCAGGAGTCGAAACATGTTCTGGTTAAGGATGTCAAAGATGCTGCTG GATCTCTGGTGCATGCATCAACAGCATGTCCCAGAAACGTTTATTGGGGTGATGATGGCTTtgagagggatatatatatCCAGACAACCACTGTCACTGTTTTAGCAATGGATGGTCGGAGGCGATGGTTGGACATACAGAAACTG GGGTCTAATGGGAAAAGCCACTTCATATTCGTGACAAACCTTGCTCCTTGTTCTGGGGTTAGACTTCATCTATGGCCTGAAAAGGGATTATCAACTTCAAGCTTGCCTCTGAGTAGTAGGGTTCTCGAGGTGACTTCAAAAATGGTGCCTATTCCATCAGGACCTGCACCAACACAG ATTGAACCTGGGAGTCAGACTGAGCAACCTCCTCCATCGGCTGTCTTTCGGTTGGGGCCAGAGGATATGCATGGATTCAGATTTCTGACCATCTCAGTTGCACCCCGCCCG ACTGTCTCAGGCAGACCTCCACCAGCAGCATCCATGGCAGTTGGGCAGTTCTTTAATCCAGAGGAAGGAAAGATAGAGTTACCTCCCTTGTTGATGCTTCAATCTATCTATTCTCAGAAG GATATGCTTGTGAAGGAGGATCACCCTCTTGTTCTCAATCTGTCTTTCACCATTAGCTTAGGCCTTCTACCTGCTACTTTGTCTTTGGAAACTGCAGGCTGTGGAATTAAAAATTCTGGGCTTCAAGATGAGGCTGCAGATGTAGAAAGCAGCA GGCTTTGTAAACTACGCTGTTTCCCCCCTGTAGCACTTGTGTGGGATGAAACATCTGGTCTTCATATATTTCCGAATATGTACAGTAAGAAAATTGTAGTCGACTCCTCACCGGCACTTTGGACTTCAACTATGGGTTCTGACAAAACCACGGTTTTGTTGCTG GTAGACCCACATTGTTCGTATAAAACAAGCATTGCTGTCTCTGCCACTGCAGCTGCCGGCAGATTTTTGCTTTTGTATGGTCCACAG ATAATTGGTTTCTCCATTGCTGTAATCTTATTTGCTCTGATGCGACAAGCACGGGCTTGGGATCTTGATCTACCCATGCCATCAATGGTAACAGCTGTGGAAACCAATTTGAGAATGCCATTGCCATTTTTTCTCCTTGCCATCGTCCCAATTTTAGTCTCTTTGTTCCTGTCCTTTTTGATGTCCCAACCATTTCCTCCATTAGCTAGCTTCATCATCGTCTCAgtgatttgttatttatttgcaAATGGGTCCATTATCATCCTCGTTTTGGTGTCCCAATTGGTCTTCTATGTGGCTGCCATtgtacatatttttattaagacAAG GTGGGAAGTGTGGGAAGGAAAAGTTAATTTTGCATGTGTTCGCTGGTTTATTAATCTGTCCTCCAGCTTTTTCTCATTAAAG GTAGTAAGGGTTCTACAGGGCAATCCGTCACTTGTTACAGCTCTAGCTGCAATTATCTTGGTATTCTTGGTTCATCCAGCATTGGGATTATTTGTACTtctcttctctcactctctgtGCTGTCACAGTATGCTGTGCTG TCATGCACGGAGAAAGGAATTATTTGATTATAAGAATAAAGGCAATGATGGGTCTCGGCAGTTTACATCCAAATCTGATGGAAGATCCAACCAGAGATTGCCTTTGGAAGAGAACAGTTCCAATAGTCCAGACTCTTCAAAAAGCTTTGGTGACACACAATTGGAGATCTTTCATCACCGGCATGGCTTGTTGATTTTGCATCTTGTTGCAGCACTAATGTTTGTTCCCTCACTTGCGGCTTGTTTGCAG AGAATGGGGATGGGTCAAAGCTTTCCTTGGTTCCTGGATACAGCTCTTTGCACTGGTGTCATCCTTCATGGAATTTGCCTTACAAAGCCAGAGTTTAATTGCTTCTTGTTCTCTTTCCCTAGCATCCGAAGTACAGAAGTGAGACTTGACTTTATCTATCTGGTTGCCGGATACTATTCCTTTCTGTGTGGCCTGGCCTTGGTTCCAGACAGAGTGTTTTATATCATGGCCGCTATTGGCATCATTTCCTTTGCTTTGAGAA
- the LOC126714701 gene encoding GPI inositol-deacylase isoform X1: MEGFKAKFRVVALVALVIWIGLAALYDLLRPVSNGCIMTYMYPTYIPISASEGVSSAKYALYLYHEGWRKIDFKEHIKKLSGVPVLFIPGNGGSYKQVRSLAAESDRAYQGGPLERTFYQEASLTPEEGGADFDSAGFQLPNQYTSRLDWFAVDLEGEHSAMDGGILEEHTEYVVNAIHRILDQYKESYDVRAKEGAATSGNLPKSVILVGHSMGGFVARAAIIHPRLRKAAVATVLTLSSPHQSPPVTLQPSLGHYFAHVNQQWRKGYEVQTSHTVHYVSDPILSHVVVVSVSGGYNDYQVRTKLESLDGIVPPTNGFMISSTGMKNVWLSMEHQAILWCNQLVVQVSHTILSLIDSRTGQPFPDTQKRLTIFTRMLRSGIPQTFNWMMQSHLASQESKHVLVKDVKDAAGSLVHASTACPRNVYWGDDGFERDIYIQTTTVTVLAMDGRRRWLDIQKLGSNGKSHFIFVTNLAPCSGVRLHLWPEKGLSTSSLPLSSRVLEVTSKMVPIPSGPAPTQIEPGSQTEQPPPSAVFRLGPEDMHGFRFLTISVAPRPTVSGRPPPAASMAVGQFFNPEEGKIELPPLLMLQSIYSQKQDMLVKEDHPLVLNLSFTISLGLLPATLSLETAGCGIKNSGLQDEAADVESSRLCKLRCFPPVALVWDETSGLHIFPNMYSKKIVVDSSPALWTSTMGSDKTTVLLLVDPHCSYKTSIAVSATAAAGRFLLLYGPQIIGFSIAVILFALMRQARAWDLDLPMPSMVTAVETNLRMPLPFFLLAIVPILVSLFLSFLMSQPFPPLASFIIVSVICYLFANGSIIILVLVSQLVFYVAAIVHIFIKTRWEVWEGKVNFACVRWFINLSSSFFSLKVVRVLQGNPSLVTALAAIILVFLVHPALGLFVLLFSHSLCCHSMLCCFLTASFRSHARRKELFDYKNKGNDGSRQFTSKSDGRSNQRLPLEENSSNSPDSSKSFGDTQLEIFHHRHGLLILHLVAALMFVPSLAACLQRMGMGQSFPWFLDTALCTGVILHGICLTKPEFNCFLFSFPSIRSTEVRLDFIYLVAGYYSFLCGLALVPDRVFYIMAAIGIISFALRIVHRRNIEKGEVYMVSRKHSHRH; encoded by the exons ATGGAAGGTTTCAAAGCAAAATTTAGAGTGGTGGCTCTTGTTGCTCTAGTGATATGGATTGGACTTGCTGCATTGTATGACTTGTTAAGACCGGTTTCGAATGGTTGTATCATGACATACATGTATCCAACCTATATTCCGATCTCAGCATCGGAAGGCGTGTCATCAGCAAAGTATGCCTTGTATTTGTACCATGAAGGATGGAGAAAGATAGATTTTAAGGAGCACATCAAGAAGCTAAGCGGCGTGCCCGTACTTTTTATTCCGGGCAATGGTGGTAGCTACAAACAG GTACGATCCTTGGCAGCAGAATCTGATAGGGCTTATCAAGGAGGCCCTCTTGAGCGTACATTTTATCAAGAAGCCTCCTTAACTCCTGAAGAGGGAGGGGCAGATTTCGATTCAGCTGGATTTCAACTACCCAACCAATATACTAGCAGGCTGGACTGGTTTGCTGTTGATCTTGAAGGTGAACATTCAGCAATGGATGGTGGAATACTCGAAGAGCACACAGAATATGTTGTAAATGCCATTCACAGG ATTTTGGATCAGTACAAAGAATCTTATGATGTTCGAGCAAAAGAAGGAGCTGCAACCTCTGGGAATTTGCCAAAAAGTGTGATATTGGTTGGTCACTCTATGGGTGGTTTTGTTGCTAGAGCTGCTATTATCCATCCTCGTTTGAGGAAGGCAGCAGTTGCAACTGTTCTTACGCTTTCAAGTCCACACCA ATCACCTCCTGTGACATTGCAGCCTTCCTTGGGTCACTATTTTGCACACGTAAATCAGCAATGGAGAAAGGGATATGAAGTCCAAACTAGTCACACAGTACATTATGTGTCTGATCCTATACTCTCTCATGTTGTTGTTGTGTCTGTTTCTGGTGGTTATAATGATTATCAG gtgAGGACGAAATTAGAATCCCTTGATGGTATTGTGCCTCCTACCAATGGCTTTATGATCAGTAGTACTGGCATGAAAAATGTGTGGTTGTCAATGGAACATCAGGCTATTCTATGGTGTAATCAGCTAGTTGTCCAA GTGTCCCACACTATTCTGAGTTTGATAGACTCCAGAACAGGCCAACCATTTCCTGACACTCAAAAGAGACTAACAATATTCACAAGAATGCTTCGTAGTGGCATACCACAGACCTTCAATTGGATGATGCAATCACACTTAGCATCTCAGGAGTCGAAACATGTTCTGGTTAAGGATGTCAAAGATGCTGCTG GATCTCTGGTGCATGCATCAACAGCATGTCCCAGAAACGTTTATTGGGGTGATGATGGCTTtgagagggatatatatatCCAGACAACCACTGTCACTGTTTTAGCAATGGATGGTCGGAGGCGATGGTTGGACATACAGAAACTG GGGTCTAATGGGAAAAGCCACTTCATATTCGTGACAAACCTTGCTCCTTGTTCTGGGGTTAGACTTCATCTATGGCCTGAAAAGGGATTATCAACTTCAAGCTTGCCTCTGAGTAGTAGGGTTCTCGAGGTGACTTCAAAAATGGTGCCTATTCCATCAGGACCTGCACCAACACAG ATTGAACCTGGGAGTCAGACTGAGCAACCTCCTCCATCGGCTGTCTTTCGGTTGGGGCCAGAGGATATGCATGGATTCAGATTTCTGACCATCTCAGTTGCACCCCGCCCG ACTGTCTCAGGCAGACCTCCACCAGCAGCATCCATGGCAGTTGGGCAGTTCTTTAATCCAGAGGAAGGAAAGATAGAGTTACCTCCCTTGTTGATGCTTCAATCTATCTATTCTCAGAAG CAGGATATGCTTGTGAAGGAGGATCACCCTCTTGTTCTCAATCTGTCTTTCACCATTAGCTTAGGCCTTCTACCTGCTACTTTGTCTTTGGAAACTGCAGGCTGTGGAATTAAAAATTCTGGGCTTCAAGATGAGGCTGCAGATGTAGAAAGCAGCA GGCTTTGTAAACTACGCTGTTTCCCCCCTGTAGCACTTGTGTGGGATGAAACATCTGGTCTTCATATATTTCCGAATATGTACAGTAAGAAAATTGTAGTCGACTCCTCACCGGCACTTTGGACTTCAACTATGGGTTCTGACAAAACCACGGTTTTGTTGCTG GTAGACCCACATTGTTCGTATAAAACAAGCATTGCTGTCTCTGCCACTGCAGCTGCCGGCAGATTTTTGCTTTTGTATGGTCCACAG ATAATTGGTTTCTCCATTGCTGTAATCTTATTTGCTCTGATGCGACAAGCACGGGCTTGGGATCTTGATCTACCCATGCCATCAATGGTAACAGCTGTGGAAACCAATTTGAGAATGCCATTGCCATTTTTTCTCCTTGCCATCGTCCCAATTTTAGTCTCTTTGTTCCTGTCCTTTTTGATGTCCCAACCATTTCCTCCATTAGCTAGCTTCATCATCGTCTCAgtgatttgttatttatttgcaAATGGGTCCATTATCATCCTCGTTTTGGTGTCCCAATTGGTCTTCTATGTGGCTGCCATtgtacatatttttattaagacAAG GTGGGAAGTGTGGGAAGGAAAAGTTAATTTTGCATGTGTTCGCTGGTTTATTAATCTGTCCTCCAGCTTTTTCTCATTAAAG GTAGTAAGGGTTCTACAGGGCAATCCGTCACTTGTTACAGCTCTAGCTGCAATTATCTTGGTATTCTTGGTTCATCCAGCATTGGGATTATTTGTACTtctcttctctcactctctgtGCTGTCACAGTATGCTGTGCTG TTTTTTGACGGCTTCCTTTCGCAGTCATGCACGGAGAAAGGAATTATTTGATTATAAGAATAAAGGCAATGATGGGTCTCGGCAGTTTACATCCAAATCTGATGGAAGATCCAACCAGAGATTGCCTTTGGAAGAGAACAGTTCCAATAGTCCAGACTCTTCAAAAAGCTTTGGTGACACACAATTGGAGATCTTTCATCACCGGCATGGCTTGTTGATTTTGCATCTTGTTGCAGCACTAATGTTTGTTCCCTCACTTGCGGCTTGTTTGCAG AGAATGGGGATGGGTCAAAGCTTTCCTTGGTTCCTGGATACAGCTCTTTGCACTGGTGTCATCCTTCATGGAATTTGCCTTACAAAGCCAGAGTTTAATTGCTTCTTGTTCTCTTTCCCTAGCATCCGAAGTACAGAAGTGAGACTTGACTTTATCTATCTGGTTGCCGGATACTATTCCTTTCTGTGTGGCCTGGCCTTGGTTCCAGACAGAGTGTTTTATATCATGGCCGCTATTGGCATCATTTCCTTTGCTTTGAGAA
- the LOC126714701 gene encoding GPI inositol-deacylase isoform X3, with protein MEGFKAKFRVVALVALVIWIGLAALYDLLRPVSNGCIMTYMYPTYIPISASEGVSSAKYALYLYHEGWRKIDFKEHIKKLSGVPVLFIPGNGGSYKQVRSLAAESDRAYQGGPLERTFYQEASLTPEEGGADFDSAGFQLPNQYTSRLDWFAVDLEGEHSAMDGGILEEHTEYVVNAIHRILDQYKESYDVRAKEGAATSGNLPKSVILVGHSMGGFVARAAIIHPRLRKAAVATVLTLSSPHQSPPVTLQPSLGHYFAHVNQQWRKGYEVQTSHTVHYVSDPILSHVVVVSVSGGYNDYQVRTKLESLDGIVPPTNGFMISSTGMKNVWLSMEHQAILWCNQLVVQVSHTILSLIDSRTGQPFPDTQKRLTIFTRMLRSGIPQTFNWMMQSHLASQESKHVLVKDVKDAAGSLVHASTACPRNVYWGDDGFERDIYIQTTTVTVLAMDGRRRWLDIQKLGSNGKSHFIFVTNLAPCSGVRLHLWPEKGLSTSSLPLSSRVLEVTSKMVPIPSGPAPTQIEPGSQTEQPPPSAVFRLGPEDMHGFRFLTISVAPRPTVSGRPPPAASMAVGQFFNPEEGKIELPPLLMLQSIYSQKQDMLVKEDHPLVLNLSFTISLGLLPATLSLETAGCGIKNSGLQDEAADVESSRLCKLRCFPPVALVWDETSGLHIFPNMYSKKIVVDSSPALWTSTMGSDKTTVLLLVDPHCSYKTSIAVSATAAAGRFLLLYGPQIIGFSIAVILFALMRQARAWDLDLPMPSMVTAVETNLRMPLPFFLLAIVPILVSLFLSFLMSQPFPPLASFIIVSVICYLFANGSIIILVLVSQLVFYVAAIVHIFIKTRWEVWEGKVNFACVRWFINLSSSFFSLKVVRVLQGNPSLVTALAAIILVFLVHPALGLFVLLFSHSLCCHSMLCCHARRKELFDYKNKGNDGSRQFTSKSDGRSNQRLPLEENSSNSPDSSKSFGDTQLEIFHHRHGLLILHLVAALMFVPSLAACLQRMGMGQSFPWFLDTALCTGVILHGICLTKPEFNCFLFSFPSIRSTEVRLDFIYLVAGYYSFLCGLALVPDRVFYIMAAIGIISFALRIVHRRNIEKGEVYMVSRKHSHRH; from the exons ATGGAAGGTTTCAAAGCAAAATTTAGAGTGGTGGCTCTTGTTGCTCTAGTGATATGGATTGGACTTGCTGCATTGTATGACTTGTTAAGACCGGTTTCGAATGGTTGTATCATGACATACATGTATCCAACCTATATTCCGATCTCAGCATCGGAAGGCGTGTCATCAGCAAAGTATGCCTTGTATTTGTACCATGAAGGATGGAGAAAGATAGATTTTAAGGAGCACATCAAGAAGCTAAGCGGCGTGCCCGTACTTTTTATTCCGGGCAATGGTGGTAGCTACAAACAG GTACGATCCTTGGCAGCAGAATCTGATAGGGCTTATCAAGGAGGCCCTCTTGAGCGTACATTTTATCAAGAAGCCTCCTTAACTCCTGAAGAGGGAGGGGCAGATTTCGATTCAGCTGGATTTCAACTACCCAACCAATATACTAGCAGGCTGGACTGGTTTGCTGTTGATCTTGAAGGTGAACATTCAGCAATGGATGGTGGAATACTCGAAGAGCACACAGAATATGTTGTAAATGCCATTCACAGG ATTTTGGATCAGTACAAAGAATCTTATGATGTTCGAGCAAAAGAAGGAGCTGCAACCTCTGGGAATTTGCCAAAAAGTGTGATATTGGTTGGTCACTCTATGGGTGGTTTTGTTGCTAGAGCTGCTATTATCCATCCTCGTTTGAGGAAGGCAGCAGTTGCAACTGTTCTTACGCTTTCAAGTCCACACCA ATCACCTCCTGTGACATTGCAGCCTTCCTTGGGTCACTATTTTGCACACGTAAATCAGCAATGGAGAAAGGGATATGAAGTCCAAACTAGTCACACAGTACATTATGTGTCTGATCCTATACTCTCTCATGTTGTTGTTGTGTCTGTTTCTGGTGGTTATAATGATTATCAG gtgAGGACGAAATTAGAATCCCTTGATGGTATTGTGCCTCCTACCAATGGCTTTATGATCAGTAGTACTGGCATGAAAAATGTGTGGTTGTCAATGGAACATCAGGCTATTCTATGGTGTAATCAGCTAGTTGTCCAA GTGTCCCACACTATTCTGAGTTTGATAGACTCCAGAACAGGCCAACCATTTCCTGACACTCAAAAGAGACTAACAATATTCACAAGAATGCTTCGTAGTGGCATACCACAGACCTTCAATTGGATGATGCAATCACACTTAGCATCTCAGGAGTCGAAACATGTTCTGGTTAAGGATGTCAAAGATGCTGCTG GATCTCTGGTGCATGCATCAACAGCATGTCCCAGAAACGTTTATTGGGGTGATGATGGCTTtgagagggatatatatatCCAGACAACCACTGTCACTGTTTTAGCAATGGATGGTCGGAGGCGATGGTTGGACATACAGAAACTG GGGTCTAATGGGAAAAGCCACTTCATATTCGTGACAAACCTTGCTCCTTGTTCTGGGGTTAGACTTCATCTATGGCCTGAAAAGGGATTATCAACTTCAAGCTTGCCTCTGAGTAGTAGGGTTCTCGAGGTGACTTCAAAAATGGTGCCTATTCCATCAGGACCTGCACCAACACAG ATTGAACCTGGGAGTCAGACTGAGCAACCTCCTCCATCGGCTGTCTTTCGGTTGGGGCCAGAGGATATGCATGGATTCAGATTTCTGACCATCTCAGTTGCACCCCGCCCG ACTGTCTCAGGCAGACCTCCACCAGCAGCATCCATGGCAGTTGGGCAGTTCTTTAATCCAGAGGAAGGAAAGATAGAGTTACCTCCCTTGTTGATGCTTCAATCTATCTATTCTCAGAAG CAGGATATGCTTGTGAAGGAGGATCACCCTCTTGTTCTCAATCTGTCTTTCACCATTAGCTTAGGCCTTCTACCTGCTACTTTGTCTTTGGAAACTGCAGGCTGTGGAATTAAAAATTCTGGGCTTCAAGATGAGGCTGCAGATGTAGAAAGCAGCA GGCTTTGTAAACTACGCTGTTTCCCCCCTGTAGCACTTGTGTGGGATGAAACATCTGGTCTTCATATATTTCCGAATATGTACAGTAAGAAAATTGTAGTCGACTCCTCACCGGCACTTTGGACTTCAACTATGGGTTCTGACAAAACCACGGTTTTGTTGCTG GTAGACCCACATTGTTCGTATAAAACAAGCATTGCTGTCTCTGCCACTGCAGCTGCCGGCAGATTTTTGCTTTTGTATGGTCCACAG ATAATTGGTTTCTCCATTGCTGTAATCTTATTTGCTCTGATGCGACAAGCACGGGCTTGGGATCTTGATCTACCCATGCCATCAATGGTAACAGCTGTGGAAACCAATTTGAGAATGCCATTGCCATTTTTTCTCCTTGCCATCGTCCCAATTTTAGTCTCTTTGTTCCTGTCCTTTTTGATGTCCCAACCATTTCCTCCATTAGCTAGCTTCATCATCGTCTCAgtgatttgttatttatttgcaAATGGGTCCATTATCATCCTCGTTTTGGTGTCCCAATTGGTCTTCTATGTGGCTGCCATtgtacatatttttattaagacAAG GTGGGAAGTGTGGGAAGGAAAAGTTAATTTTGCATGTGTTCGCTGGTTTATTAATCTGTCCTCCAGCTTTTTCTCATTAAAG GTAGTAAGGGTTCTACAGGGCAATCCGTCACTTGTTACAGCTCTAGCTGCAATTATCTTGGTATTCTTGGTTCATCCAGCATTGGGATTATTTGTACTtctcttctctcactctctgtGCTGTCACAGTATGCTGTGCTG TCATGCACGGAGAAAGGAATTATTTGATTATAAGAATAAAGGCAATGATGGGTCTCGGCAGTTTACATCCAAATCTGATGGAAGATCCAACCAGAGATTGCCTTTGGAAGAGAACAGTTCCAATAGTCCAGACTCTTCAAAAAGCTTTGGTGACACACAATTGGAGATCTTTCATCACCGGCATGGCTTGTTGATTTTGCATCTTGTTGCAGCACTAATGTTTGTTCCCTCACTTGCGGCTTGTTTGCAG AGAATGGGGATGGGTCAAAGCTTTCCTTGGTTCCTGGATACAGCTCTTTGCACTGGTGTCATCCTTCATGGAATTTGCCTTACAAAGCCAGAGTTTAATTGCTTCTTGTTCTCTTTCCCTAGCATCCGAAGTACAGAAGTGAGACTTGACTTTATCTATCTGGTTGCCGGATACTATTCCTTTCTGTGTGGCCTGGCCTTGGTTCCAGACAGAGTGTTTTATATCATGGCCGCTATTGGCATCATTTCCTTTGCTTTGAGAA